In the genome of Staphylococcus durrellii, one region contains:
- the trmL gene encoding tRNA (uridine(34)/cytosine(34)/5-carboxymethylaminomethyluridine(34)-2'-O)-methyltransferase TrmL: MTNHIVLFQPEIPGNTGSIARTCAGTYTHLHLIKPLGFSTDDKMLKRAGLDYWDSVNITYHENISAFFEATEGNYYLLTKFGEKTYSNFDFSNIEQQHYFIFGRETTGLPDWVKEKYQDTALRMPMNDNIRSLNLSNTASILIYEALRQQDFPKLT, encoded by the coding sequence CAACCTGAAATACCCGGAAATACGGGTAGCATTGCTAGAACATGCGCTGGAACATATACTCATTTACATTTGATTAAACCATTGGGCTTCAGTACAGATGACAAAATGTTAAAACGTGCAGGACTTGATTACTGGGACAGTGTTAATATTACTTATCATGAAAATATTTCAGCATTTTTCGAAGCAACTGAAGGTAATTATTATTTATTAACAAAATTTGGTGAAAAGACGTACTCCAATTTTGATTTTTCAAATATTGAACAACAACATTATTTTATCTTTGGTCGTGAGACGACTGGGTTACCTGATTGGGTTAAAGAGAAATACCAAGATACTGCATTAAGAATGCCGATGAATGACAATATTAGATCATTAAATTTGTCTAATACTGCCTCAATTTTAATCTATGAAGCTTTAAGACAACAAGATTTCCCTAAATTGACGTAA
- a CDS encoding 6-phosphogluconolactonase encodes MAMNFKVLENENIVAEYVADILRKQFNNNPTTIAGIHLAKDNAPVLDELKKNVDKHAVDFSQINILDYDDIKSYYDALGVPEGQIYNISFSEDTESFIGDKIKTKENKGKLILQVGSIDSSGNLDVSIRQGLLNAREVFLVVTGNDKKEAVHKLYEENGKTSYEPADLKAHRMVNVILDEAAAEGLPEDVRHYFTARFA; translated from the coding sequence ATGGCAATGAACTTTAAAGTTTTAGAAAATGAAAATATCGTAGCAGAATATGTGGCAGATATTTTAAGAAAACAATTCAATAATAATCCAACAACTATTGCTGGAATACATCTTGCAAAAGATAATGCACCTGTTTTAGACGAGTTAAAGAAAAATGTTGATAAACATGCGGTTGATTTTAGTCAAATTAATATCTTAGACTATGATGACATTAAGTCATATTATGATGCATTAGGCGTACCAGAAGGCCAAATTTACAATATTTCATTTAGTGAAGATACAGAGTCATTTATCGGCGATAAAATCAAAACTAAAGAGAATAAAGGTAAATTAATTTTACAAGTAGGTTCAATTGATAGTTCAGGTAATTTAGATGTGAGTATTCGCCAAGGATTATTAAATGCACGTGAAGTATTTTTAGTTGTTACAGGTAACGATAAAAAAGAAGCGGTGCATAAATTATATGAAGAAAACGGTAAAACAAGTTATGAACCAGCAGATTTAAAAGCGCATAGAATGGTTAATGTTATTTTAGATGAAGCTGCTGCTGAAGGTTTACCTGAAGACGTACGTCATTATTTTACTGCAAGATTTGCGTAA
- a CDS encoding SAS053 family DNA gyrase inhibitor yields the protein MTHENKHQQHEDDENVENEMVDDYSDLVELGKEMEQISEENDEDKLNKSHDADTRSDMD from the coding sequence ATGACTCATGAAAATAAACATCAACAACATGAAGACGATGAAAACGTCGAAAATGAAATGGTTGATGATTACTCAGATTTAGTCGAATTAGGCAAAGAAATGGAACAAATTTCTGAGGAAAATGATGAAGACAAGCTCAATAAGTCCCATGATGCAGACACGCGTTCTGATATGGACTAA
- the fumC gene encoding class II fumarate hydratase — translation MSVRIEHDTFGEIEVPADKYWGAQTERSKRNFPVGKERMPIEVVYGFAQLKRGAALANHELGKLSDVRKDAIVHACDRILNKELDEHFPLVVWQTGSGTQSNMNVNEVVSYVANQYLEEQNEAADIHPNDDVNKSQSSNDTFPTAMHVALYTEIETKLEPALKSLRDTFKDKEQRFQEIIKIGRTHLQDATPIRLGQEISGWRYMLDRCETLLHESKAHILNLAIGGTAVGTGINAHPEFGNKVAKFISQNTGYPFVSSENKFHALTSHDEVVQLHGTLKALAADLTKIANDVRWLASGPRAGLAEISIPENEPGSSIMPGKVNPTQCEMLTMVGVQVMGNDAAVGIASSQGNFELNVYKPVIMHNTLQSIYLLADGMQTFNDNCAVGIEPISENIDNYLNQSLMLVTALNPHIGYEKAAQIAKKAHKEGLTLKASAIQSGYVTEEQFEEWIKPEDMVNPK, via the coding sequence ATGTCTGTAAGAATTGAACATGATACATTTGGAGAAATAGAAGTACCAGCCGATAAATATTGGGGAGCTCAAACTGAGCGTAGTAAAAGAAATTTCCCTGTCGGTAAAGAACGTATGCCTATCGAAGTTGTTTATGGCTTCGCTCAATTAAAAAGAGGTGCAGCTCTAGCTAACCATGAATTAGGTAAATTATCCGATGTTAGAAAAGATGCAATTGTGCATGCTTGTGATCGTATTTTAAATAAAGAGTTAGACGAACATTTTCCATTAGTTGTTTGGCAAACTGGAAGTGGTACACAAAGTAACATGAACGTAAACGAAGTTGTAAGTTATGTTGCCAATCAATACTTAGAAGAGCAAAATGAAGCAGCAGATATTCATCCTAATGATGATGTAAACAAATCACAAAGCTCAAACGACACATTTCCAACGGCGATGCATGTTGCTTTATATACAGAAATTGAAACGAAGCTTGAACCAGCTTTGAAATCATTAAGAGATACATTTAAAGATAAAGAACAACGATTCCAAGAAATCATTAAAATTGGGCGTACGCATTTACAAGATGCGACACCTATTAGATTAGGCCAAGAAATTAGTGGTTGGAGATATATGTTAGATAGATGTGAAACCTTATTACATGAATCTAAAGCACATATATTAAATTTAGCAATAGGTGGAACTGCGGTTGGTACTGGTATCAATGCACATCCTGAATTTGGTAATAAAGTCGCAAAATTTATTTCACAAAATACTGGATATCCTTTCGTGTCATCAGAAAATAAATTCCATGCGTTAACTTCTCATGACGAAGTCGTACAATTACACGGTACTTTAAAAGCCTTAGCTGCTGATTTAACTAAGATTGCAAATGATGTTAGATGGTTAGCTTCGGGTCCTCGCGCTGGTTTGGCTGAAATCTCAATTCCTGAAAATGAACCGGGTTCATCAATCATGCCTGGTAAAGTAAATCCAACGCAATGTGAAATGTTAACCATGGTTGGCGTTCAAGTTATGGGTAATGATGCAGCTGTAGGTATCGCAAGTTCACAAGGTAATTTCGAGTTGAACGTTTATAAACCAGTAATCATGCATAATACATTACAATCTATTTATTTATTAGCAGATGGAATGCAGACGTTTAATGATAATTGTGCTGTAGGTATTGAGCCTATCTCAGAAAATATTGATAATTACTTAAATCAATCATTAATGTTAGTAACAGCTTTAAATCCACATATTGGCTATGAAAAAGCTGCACAAATTGCAAAAAAAGCACATAAAGAAGGTTTAACTTTAAAAGCATCAGCAATTCAATCAGGTTATGTAACTGAAGAACAATTTGAAGAATGGATTAAACCAGAAGACATGGTAAATCCCAAATAA
- a CDS encoding RluA family pseudouridine synthase, translated as MKFTIPQSYNSKTLREIFQELKLPKKDLHLLNMSKNITINGEVSKFTTHVSTGDKVDIPTPEEKSNYLPSYRYAQIYYEDDDIAVVMKPKGVKTHPNDLMESNTLMNHVIYTIDSDYVEPIHRLDQETVGLLIVAKNPIIKKILDKMLEENKIERIYKAHVHSLLPIKAQTIDMPIGKDKFHPNRRRISITGQRAITHIIDSKMIEESVCELDLKLDTGRTHQIRVHLAEIGHPVIGDPLYGNSTLRQLKLNSHQIEFTHPLTQEFISVSLDDK; from the coding sequence ATGAAATTTACAATCCCGCAAAGCTACAATAGCAAAACATTAAGAGAAATATTTCAAGAATTAAAATTACCAAAAAAAGACTTACATTTACTAAATATGTCAAAGAACATTACAATTAATGGTGAAGTGAGCAAGTTTACAACACATGTGTCGACTGGTGATAAAGTTGATATTCCCACGCCCGAAGAAAAAAGTAATTATCTACCAAGTTATAGATATGCTCAAATTTATTACGAAGATGATGACATCGCAGTGGTTATGAAACCAAAAGGGGTTAAAACGCATCCGAATGACTTAATGGAGAGTAATACATTAATGAACCATGTCATTTATACTATTGATAGTGATTATGTTGAGCCTATCCACCGTCTTGACCAAGAAACTGTAGGGTTACTTATCGTCGCTAAAAATCCAATAATTAAAAAAATATTAGATAAGATGCTTGAAGAAAATAAAATCGAGCGTATATACAAGGCCCACGTTCATAGTTTATTACCTATAAAAGCTCAAACTATCGATATGCCAATTGGTAAGGATAAGTTCCACCCTAACCGTAGAAGAATTTCCATTACAGGTCAACGTGCAATCACTCATATTATCGATTCAAAAATGATAGAAGAAAGTGTGTGCGAATTGGACTTAAAACTTGATACAGGACGTACGCATCAAATTCGTGTGCATTTAGCAGAAATTGGCCACCCTGTAATAGGTGATCCGCTTTATGGAAATTCGACTTTGAGACAATTGAAATTAAATAGTCATCAAATAGAATTTACACACCCGCTTACACAAGAATTTATTTCAGTCTCATTGGATGATAAATAA
- a CDS encoding GAF domain-containing sensor histidine kinase produces MEKPTRLALLKEIAEFLNEETETYDMMQGALKFLIDGSDFTTGWIFFIDNEGNHGLVSDTNLPGALVKNNCQYMQEGTCWCVQAYSNEKLTKASNIINCSRINLATKAHYQETDGITHHATVPLRSGREQFGLLNVATPYTKSYSEEDLELLESVAFQIGSAIKRIWLTDQEKEAARINERNRLARDLHDSVNQMLFSVKLTAHAAKAMSKEEMSKNAFNTIETTSQQAVNEMRALIWQLKPIGLEHGLINALSSYSEMMKLNLNVQVDGLINVPSLIEENVYRILQEAINNVKKHAHTDEIYLKLSQQQNYLNIEFEDNGSGFNINHNTEHVSHGLNNMRQRVKMINGKINIQSSYEQGTKINLIIPIKVD; encoded by the coding sequence ATGGAGAAACCTACGCGTTTAGCGTTACTAAAGGAAATAGCCGAATTTTTAAATGAAGAAACAGAAACATATGATATGATGCAAGGCGCATTAAAATTTTTAATTGATGGTAGTGACTTCACTACGGGATGGATTTTTTTCATAGATAATGAAGGTAATCATGGGCTCGTTTCTGATACTAATCTGCCAGGAGCTCTAGTAAAAAATAATTGTCAATATATGCAAGAAGGCACGTGTTGGTGTGTACAAGCATACAGCAATGAAAAATTAACTAAAGCATCTAACATTATCAATTGCTCGCGTATCAATTTGGCAACTAAGGCACATTATCAAGAAACTGATGGTATCACTCATCATGCTACAGTACCATTAAGATCTGGTAGAGAGCAGTTTGGTTTATTAAATGTTGCCACACCTTATACGAAAAGCTATAGTGAAGAGGACTTAGAATTGTTAGAGTCTGTCGCATTCCAAATCGGTTCTGCAATTAAGCGCATTTGGCTAACAGATCAGGAAAAAGAAGCGGCTCGTATAAACGAACGTAATAGACTTGCGCGTGATTTACACGATTCTGTTAATCAGATGTTATTTTCTGTAAAACTTACCGCACATGCAGCAAAAGCTATGTCGAAAGAAGAAATGTCTAAAAATGCATTTAATACTATTGAGACGACTAGTCAACAAGCTGTAAATGAGATGCGTGCGTTAATATGGCAACTAAAACCTATAGGGTTAGAACATGGACTAATTAACGCATTATCAAGCTATTCTGAAATGATGAAATTAAATTTAAACGTACAGGTTGATGGTTTAATAAACGTGCCAAGTTTAATTGAAGAAAACGTGTATCGTATTTTACAGGAAGCAATTAATAATGTTAAAAAACATGCACATACTGACGAAATATATTTAAAACTATCACAACAGCAAAATTATTTAAATATAGAGTTTGAAGATAACGGGTCTGGTTTCAATATAAATCACAACACAGAGCATGTGTCGCATGGTCTTAATAATATGAGACAAAGAGTGAAAATGATAAATGGGAAAATTAATATTCAATCTAGTTATGAGCAAGGAACAAAAATTAATTTAATCATTCCAATTAAAGTGGACTGA
- a CDS encoding response regulator: MHRIILVDDHHIVRQGLEFLLSTVEELEVMEGFSDGQTFLDYIEEHELPDIVLLDLVMPNMNGIEITEKLKATYPQIKILVLTSYIDDEHVISAINKGADGYELKDVEPEQLINSINKVLKGEKIIHPQAQNVIDSVNKKPHVTNKLSKREIEVLSEMVKGKTNKEIAATLFVSEKTVKTHVSHIFNKLQVTDRTKAAIYAMENKLI, from the coding sequence ATGCATCGAATTATCCTAGTAGATGATCATCATATCGTTCGACAGGGTTTAGAATTTTTATTATCTACAGTAGAAGAATTAGAAGTTATGGAGGGGTTTTCAGACGGTCAAACATTTTTAGACTACATAGAAGAGCATGAATTGCCTGATATTGTACTATTAGATTTAGTAATGCCTAATATGAATGGTATTGAAATTACAGAAAAATTAAAAGCAACATATCCTCAAATTAAAATATTAGTGTTAACGAGTTATATAGATGATGAACATGTAATATCAGCTATTAATAAAGGTGCAGATGGCTATGAGTTGAAGGATGTAGAACCTGAACAACTTATAAATTCTATTAATAAAGTATTAAAAGGGGAAAAAATTATACATCCTCAAGCGCAAAATGTAATCGATAGCGTGAATAAAAAACCTCATGTAACGAACAAATTATCTAAGAGAGAAATAGAAGTGCTATCTGAGATGGTCAAAGGTAAGACAAATAAAGAAATTGCGGCAACCCTTTTCGTTTCCGAAAAAACAGTTAAAACGCATGTTAGTCATATTTTTAATAAATTACAAGTTACTGACCGTACAAAAGCAGCAATTTATGCGATGGAAAATAAGTTAATATAA
- a CDS encoding dicarboxylate/amino acid:cation symporter, with translation MKTKNLSIKIVIALILGITVGSICNIYAQASFITSIDKYVFNVVGQIFLNLIFMLVVPVVFVSIVLGVVGVGDPKLLGGIGVRTLLFFLTTTAIAICIGIALALIFKPGDGHSDLLNSKDVSKYQQTLNKQNESQDSAAKQTFDQTLINLFPKNPLQAMSEGNMLQIITFAIFIGVGIIMVGSKAQIVHRFFEQSNEVLMYIITMIMNLFAPIGTFGLVAHAFTGAGFGAIKQLGLYFVIVLAALLIHFFVVYGAAVKFLGNYSPLAFFKGFLPAITLGFSASSSNAALPVSMNCTKKMGVRPEIASFVQPLGATINMDGTAIMQGVATIFIAQISSAHLSVLQLITVVVIAVVASIGTAGVPGVGLIMLAMVLNAVDLNPAAIGIILGIDRLLDMTRTSVNITGDAACALIISKAEDKKIKNSKTQTAHL, from the coding sequence ATGAAGACAAAAAATCTTAGTATTAAAATTGTTATTGCACTTATTTTAGGTATAACTGTAGGTTCTATTTGTAATATTTATGCACAAGCTAGTTTTATAACTAGTATTGATAAATATGTATTTAATGTAGTTGGACAAATATTTTTAAACTTAATATTTATGTTAGTAGTGCCTGTAGTATTTGTATCTATTGTGCTAGGGGTAGTGGGTGTTGGTGATCCAAAGTTACTAGGGGGTATTGGTGTGAGGACACTATTATTCTTTTTAACTACTACGGCTATTGCAATATGTATCGGTATAGCGTTAGCTCTAATTTTCAAACCTGGTGATGGTCATTCTGATTTACTTAATAGTAAAGATGTTTCCAAATATCAGCAAACGTTAAATAAACAAAACGAGAGTCAAGATTCTGCAGCTAAGCAAACATTTGATCAAACATTGATTAATTTATTTCCCAAAAATCCACTGCAAGCTATGTCTGAAGGAAACATGTTACAAATAATCACTTTTGCAATTTTTATTGGTGTAGGTATTATTATGGTTGGATCAAAAGCCCAGATAGTTCATAGGTTTTTTGAACAATCGAACGAGGTGTTAATGTATATAATTACAATGATTATGAATTTATTTGCACCTATTGGTACATTTGGTTTAGTAGCTCACGCCTTTACAGGTGCTGGCTTTGGAGCTATTAAGCAATTAGGGCTATATTTTGTTATCGTTTTAGCCGCATTATTAATACATTTCTTTGTAGTTTATGGTGCTGCTGTGAAATTCTTAGGTAATTATAGCCCATTGGCATTTTTTAAAGGTTTTTTACCTGCAATTACTCTAGGCTTTAGTGCTTCGAGTTCAAATGCAGCTTTACCAGTTTCGATGAATTGTACGAAGAAGATGGGGGTAAGACCTGAAATAGCCAGTTTTGTTCAGCCTTTAGGTGCCACAATTAATATGGATGGTACTGCAATAATGCAAGGGGTTGCTACAATATTTATTGCTCAAATCTCTAGTGCACACTTATCAGTATTACAATTAATTACTGTAGTAGTTATAGCAGTAGTAGCCTCTATTGGTACAGCGGGTGTACCAGGTGTAGGATTAATTATGTTAGCAATGGTATTAAATGCTGTTGATTTAAATCCTGCCGCAATTGGTATTATTCTGGGGATTGATAGATTACTTGATATGACAAGAACTTCCGTGAATATAACAGGAGATGCTGCATGTGCATTAATCATTTCAAAAGCTGAAGACAAGAAAATTAAAAATAGCAAAACACAAACGGCACACCTTTAA
- the purU gene encoding formyltetrahydrofolate deformylase, whose protein sequence is MNDKFILLATCKDKVGITSLIANLIAKYDANILHLDHFTEYNSNDDNEGKLYLRFEFNKVPELKPELENELHKHGIEFELFDSSVNTRIALFVSKEDHAFNEVLLRIERGEIPAEVVCIVSNHENNRRFAENLNIPFYYVPNNDEKSVVEDKILKIVAEHNTDLIVLAKYMQILTDNFVSHYKHKIINIHHSFLPSFIGANPYKQAWERGVKFVGATSHYVTSDLDEGPIIEQDVTRVNHRYNVKDLRKIGRHVESTVLAQAVEYHVLHKVIVTNNNKTVVFS, encoded by the coding sequence ATGAATGACAAATTTATTTTATTAGCAACTTGTAAAGATAAAGTTGGTATCACTTCATTAATAGCGAACTTAATCGCTAAATATGATGCTAATATTTTACACTTAGATCATTTCACTGAATATAATAGTAACGATGATAATGAAGGTAAATTATATTTAAGATTTGAATTTAATAAGGTGCCAGAATTAAAACCAGAGTTAGAAAATGAATTGCATAAACATGGCATTGAATTTGAACTGTTTGATAGTTCAGTAAATACTAGAATTGCTCTATTCGTATCGAAAGAGGATCATGCGTTTAACGAAGTGTTATTAAGAATCGAACGCGGTGAAATACCCGCTGAAGTCGTATGCATTGTAAGTAACCATGAAAATAATCGTCGTTTTGCTGAAAATTTAAACATTCCATTTTACTATGTGCCAAACAATGATGAAAAATCAGTTGTCGAGGATAAAATATTAAAGATAGTTGCCGAGCATAATACAGATTTGATTGTATTAGCAAAGTATATGCAAATCTTAACAGACAATTTTGTTAGTCATTACAAACATAAAATAATTAACATACATCACTCATTTTTACCATCATTTATCGGTGCTAACCCATATAAACAAGCTTGGGAACGTGGCGTTAAATTTGTAGGTGCAACAAGCCACTATGTTACTTCTGACTTAGATGAAGGCCCAATTATCGAACAAGACGTTACACGAGTTAATCACCGCTACAACGTCAAAGATTTAAGAAAAATTGGCCGACATGTAGAATCAACTGTTTTAGCACAAGCTGTTGAATATCACGTACTACATAAAGTAATTGTGACAAATAATAATAAAACTGTAGTTTTCTCATAG
- the xdrA gene encoding XRE family transcriptional regulator XdrA: protein MDRQSFTDLIQTKFKMVRIEAGYTQDTMAQTIGLSKKTLVQIEKERVLPNWTTCVSICALFRDSDVLNSAFGCDPLEMVQTISRGHCAYPNHSTTSDIYWNTVDSRNGYILQSNKVSDIYRVLNQETQPIFGTSKLREAETYFGKISKEELMHV from the coding sequence ATGGATAGACAGAGTTTTACAGATTTGATTCAAACAAAATTCAAAATGGTACGTATTGAGGCGGGTTATACTCAAGATACAATGGCCCAAACAATCGGACTTTCAAAAAAGACATTAGTTCAAATAGAAAAAGAGCGTGTTTTACCAAACTGGACAACTTGTGTATCAATTTGTGCGTTATTTAGAGATTCTGACGTCTTAAATAGTGCTTTTGGTTGTGACCCTTTAGAAATGGTTCAAACAATATCAAGAGGTCATTGTGCGTATCCAAATCATTCTACTACTAGTGATATTTATTGGAATACTGTAGATAGTAGAAATGGTTATATTTTACAAAGTAACAAAGTTAGCGATATTTATCGTGTATTAAACCAAGAGACGCAACCTATATTTGGTACTTCTAAGTTAAGAGAAGCTGAAACTTATTTTGGTAAAATTTCTAAAGAAGAACTTATGCACGTATAA
- a CDS encoding DUF445 domain-containing protein, whose translation MHALLIILFMIVIGALIGGVTNIIAVKMLFHPFKTYYIFNKRVPFTPGLIPKRREEIASKIGEVIEEHLLTEEVIYAKLNAPSSRTAIEDFIKEQIYKLKSDDITIQDILLKLDIDNTQIINDKAVDLISFKLKQYYQTNYNEKLSHLLPSEIEQLLDDKVANLHELLFDRAYIYLNSEKGSRDISSMLETFFNEKGKIVGMLQMFMSKESIAERIQSELIRLTSHPKARAMAYEIIINEYESLKEQQLSEILDDNKFDGMKASMATLIVNYINIDKQVNTPINKLMPGFISYLENNITVKLTNGIIDSICRHITPIMQKINLSGMVEQQINTFDLDYIERLIIAIANKELKLIMLLGFILGGIIGALQGVIAIFV comes from the coding sequence ATGCATGCACTATTAATAATTTTATTCATGATTGTCATAGGAGCACTCATCGGTGGTGTGACAAATATCATTGCTGTGAAAATGTTATTTCACCCGTTTAAAACTTATTATATTTTTAATAAAAGAGTGCCATTTACGCCAGGTTTGATTCCTAAAAGAAGAGAAGAGATAGCGTCTAAAATTGGCGAAGTGATTGAAGAACATTTATTAACGGAAGAAGTCATATATGCTAAATTAAATGCACCATCATCAAGAACAGCTATTGAAGATTTTATCAAAGAACAAATATACAAATTAAAAAGTGATGATATTACGATCCAAGATATTTTATTAAAATTAGATATAGATAATACACAGATTATTAACGATAAAGCCGTGGACTTAATATCATTTAAACTAAAGCAATATTACCAAACTAACTACAATGAAAAGCTATCTCATTTACTTCCTAGTGAAATTGAACAGCTACTCGATGACAAAGTCGCTAACTTGCATGAATTGTTATTTGATCGTGCATACATTTATTTGAATTCTGAAAAGGGTAGTCGGGACATATCCTCTATGTTAGAAACCTTCTTTAATGAAAAAGGGAAGATTGTAGGCATGTTACAAATGTTTATGTCGAAGGAAAGTATAGCAGAACGTATCCAAAGTGAATTAATTAGATTAACAAGTCATCCAAAAGCAAGAGCAATGGCGTATGAAATTATAATCAACGAATATGAAAGTTTAAAAGAACAGCAATTAAGTGAAATACTCGATGATAATAAATTTGATGGTATGAAAGCCTCCATGGCAACACTAATTGTTAATTATATCAATATTGATAAACAAGTTAATACACCTATAAATAAGCTGATGCCTGGCTTTATTAGCTATTTAGAAAATAATATTACAGTTAAATTAACGAACGGTATTATAGACAGCATTTGTCGTCATATTACACCAATCATGCAAAAAATTAATTTAAGTGGTATGGTTGAGCAACAAATAAATACTTTTGATTTGGATTATATTGAGAGATTAATCATTGCCATTGCTAATAAAGAACTAAAATTAATTATGTTGTTAGGCTTTATTCTAGGTGGTATTATCGGCGCATTACAAGGTGTAATTGCTATTTTTGTATAA
- a CDS encoding YlbF/YmcA family competence regulator, producing the protein MAVNLYDHANQLEQALRESDEYQAIQNAYAKVKENEESKKLFDEFRETQLSFQQKQMQGEEIGEEELQKAQEQAQEIENDSNISDLMAAEQNMSQIFQEINQIIVKPLDEIYAD; encoded by the coding sequence ATGGCAGTAAATTTATACGATCATGCAAATCAATTAGAACAAGCGTTAAGAGAAAGCGACGAATACCAAGCAATCCAAAATGCTTATGCTAAAGTTAAAGAAAACGAAGAGTCAAAAAAATTATTTGATGAATTCCGCGAAACGCAATTAAGTTTCCAACAAAAACAAATGCAAGGTGAAGAAATCGGTGAAGAAGAGCTTCAAAAAGCACAAGAGCAAGCTCAAGAAATCGAAAATGATTCAAATATTTCTGATTTAATGGCTGCAGAACAAAATATGAGCCAAATTTTCCAAGAAATTAACCAAATTATCGTTAAACCTTTAGATGAAATTTACGCTGACTAA
- a CDS encoding metallophosphoesterase family protein, with the protein MVKFIHCADLHLDSPFKSRSYLSQSIFEDMQNSAYESFRKIVDNALNEAVDFIIIAGDLFDNENRSLRAEVFLKEQFERLEKEQIFVYICHGNHDPLSSNIGTEWPENVSVFSENVETYQTITKNGEEIFLHGFSYQNDASYENKIDAYPTSQGQRGIHIGILHGTYSKTNASDRYTEFILEDLNSKLYQYWALGHIHERQELSDMPQIQYPGNIQGRHFKELGEKGFLLVEGDNVRLETKFIPTQFIRFEEATIDTDKTSKQGLYEAIQSFKDSVRKQGKSIYRLTVNINSDTPVPTQDLVQVKEMITDYEKNEHNFVFIEDFEVNYNYEEKHPLVNEFSTELIEDNTVFEKAMSDLYLSPKASKYLDNYNEFDRRSLVEHAENLLKTDMRGE; encoded by the coding sequence ATGGTTAAATTTATTCATTGCGCTGACTTACATTTAGATAGTCCATTTAAATCAAGAAGTTACTTAAGCCAGTCAATATTTGAAGATATGCAGAACAGTGCTTATGAGAGTTTTAGAAAAATAGTCGATAATGCTTTAAACGAAGCGGTAGATTTTATAATTATTGCTGGGGATTTATTTGATAATGAAAATAGATCGTTAAGAGCAGAAGTATTTTTAAAAGAACAATTTGAAAGGTTAGAAAAAGAACAAATTTTTGTTTACATATGCCATGGTAATCATGATCCGTTATCAAGTAATATTGGCACAGAATGGCCGGAAAACGTCTCTGTATTTTCGGAAAATGTGGAAACTTACCAAACTATTACAAAGAATGGCGAAGAAATATTTTTACATGGATTTAGTTATCAAAATGATGCGAGCTATGAAAATAAAATAGATGCTTATCCAACTAGCCAAGGTCAAAGAGGTATCCATATAGGGATATTACATGGCACTTATAGTAAAACAAATGCGAGTGACCGTTATACTGAATTTATATTAGAAGATTTAAATAGTAAGTTATATCAATATTGGGCGTTAGGTCATATTCATGAACGACAAGAGTTAAGTGATATGCCTCAAATTCAATATCCAGGAAACATTCAAGGTAGACACTTTAAAGAGCTTGGAGAAAAGGGCTTTCTATTAGTAGAAGGAGATAACGTTAGATTAGAGACTAAATTTATTCCTACACAGTTTATTAGATTTGAAGAAGCAACAATAGACACTGATAAAACATCCAAACAAGGTTTGTATGAAGCTATCCAATCTTTTAAAGACTCTGTTAGAAAACAAGGGAAGTCAATCTATCGTTTAACGGTTAACATTAACTCTGATACGCCAGTTCCTACTCAAGATCTCGTACAAGTTAAAGAAATGATTACCGATTATGAAAAAAACGAACACAATTTTGTGTTTATTGAAGATTTTGAAGTGAATTACAATTATGAAGAAAAGCATCCATTAGTTAATGAATTTTCAACAGAATTAATTGAAGATAATACAGTATTTGAAAAAGCAATGTCAGATTTATATTTAAGTCCTAAGGCTTCAAAGTATCTCGACAATTACAATGAATTTGATAGAAGGTCACTAGTTGAACATGCCGAAAATCTATTAAAGACCGATATGAGAGGTGAATAA